The genomic DNA CCGATACGTTGATAGTAATCGGTAATTCAACCGTTTTAAATGCGACAGGTGCCGATACCTATCTTTGGAATCCAGCAACCGCTTTATCGTGTAATGATTGTGCAAATCCGACCGCTTCGCCTGAAAATACCATTCAGTATTGTGTGATTGGCTCTAATACATTTGGTTGTGCCGATACAGCCTGCATAACTATTACCGTTGATACCGATTGTGGTGAATTGTTCTTCCCATTGGCATTTAGTCCGAATGGTGATAATAAAAATGACACTTGGAAGATTCAAGGTAGATGTATAAAGTCAATAGAATTAAAGATTTACGATCGTTGGGGCGAAAAAGTATATGAATCGTATGATCAGAACGAAGCTTGGGATGGTACTTTTAGAGGAAAAGCTCTGGATACCGATGTATATGTATATTTTGCAACTATTACTATGCGTGATGGTGAAGTTAAAACAATAAAAGGCGATATAACCTTAATTCGTTAACCCTTAAAATGTTGAAGTTATGAAAAAGTTAATGTATATTATAGGAATAATGGGAATAGCTGTTTCAGCTTATGCTCAAGACTTTTCTT from Bacteroidales bacterium includes the following:
- a CDS encoding gliding motility-associated C-terminal domain-containing protein; this translates as DTLIVIGNSTVLNATGADTYLWNPATALSCNDCANPTASPENTIQYCVIGSNTFGCADTACITITVDTDCGELFFPLAFSPNGDNKNDTWKIQGRCIKSIELKIYDRWGEKVYESYDQNEAWDGTFRGKALDTDVYVYFATITMRDGEVKTIKGDITLIR